The following are from one region of the Salvia splendens isolate huo1 chromosome 2, SspV2, whole genome shotgun sequence genome:
- the LOC121784586 gene encoding 3-phosphoshikimate 1-carboxyvinyltransferase 2-like has translation MAHVAKMAHNLASPKFTTPNAKSPASTSSSLFFASKSLNNSSKRSWGLGKSSILTVKKTNQLRVVASVTTTEKPSTVPEIVLQPIREISGTVKLPGSKSLSNRILLLAALSEGTTVVDNLLSSDDIHYMLGALRTLGLDVEEDKANQRAVVGGSGGLFPASKEAKEEIQLFLGNAGTAMRPLTAAVVAAGGNASYVLDGVPRMRERPIGDLVTGLKQLGAEVDCFLGTDCPPVRVVGKGGLPGGKVKLSGSISSQYLTALLMAAPLALGDVEIEIIDKLISVPYVDMTLKLMERFGVSVEHSDSWDRFFVRGGQKYKSPGKAYVEGDASSASYFLAGAAVTGGTVTVEGCGTSSLQGDVKFAEVLEKMGAEVTWTENSVTVKGPPRDAFGRKHLRPVDINMNKMPDVAMTLAVVALFADGPTAIRDVASWRVKETERMIAICTELRKLGATVEEGADYCVITPPEKLNVTEIDTYDDHRMAMAFSLAACAEVPVTIKDPGCTRKTFPNYFDVLVTFSKH, from the exons ATGGCTCACGTCGCGAAAATGGCGCACAATCTCGCCTCGCCCAAATTCACAACCCCTAATGCTAAATCCCCGGCTTCAACTTCGTCCTCCTTGTTTTTCGCCTCCAAGAGTTTGAACAATTCGTCGAAAAGATCGTGGGGATTGGGTAAAAGTTCGATCTTGACGGTTAAAAAGACGAATCAATTGAGAGTTGTGGCCTCGGTCACGACGACGGAGAAGCCGTCGACGGTGCCGGAGATCGTGCTCCAACCCATCAGAGAAATCTCGGGTACTGTTAAGTTGCCGGGCTCTAAATCACTCTCCAACCGAATTTTGCTTCTTGCTGCTCTGTCTGAG GGAACGACTGTTGTGGACAACTTGCTAAGCAGTGATGATATTCATTATATGCTTGGTGCTTTGAGGACTCTTGGGTTAGATGTCGAAGAAGACAAAGCTAATCAACGCGCAGTTGTGGGAGGCTCTGGCGGCCTATTTCCAGCTTCTAAAGAAGCCAAGGAAGAAATTCAACTTTTCTTAGGAAATGCAGGAACAGCGATGCGCCCATTGACTGCTGCAGTTGTTGCTGCTGGTGGGAATGCAAG CTATGTGCTTGATGGAGTCCCTCGCATGAGAGAGAGACCTATTGGTGATTTAGTCACTGGACTTAAGCAGCTCGGTGCTGAAGTTGATTGTTTCCTGGGTACTGATTGTCCCCCTGTTCGTGTCGTTGGAAAAGGTGGTCTTCCTGGAGGGAAG GTGAAGCTATCTGGATCCATAAGCAGCCAATACCTGACTGCTCTGCTCATGGCTGCACCCCTGGCTTTAGGAGACGTCGAGATTGAAATCATTGACAAACTCATTTCCGTGCCTTATGTGGATATGACACTTAAATTGATGGAACGCTTTGGCGTCTCAGTAGAGCACAGTGACAGCTGGGACCGGTTCTTTGTCCGAGGAGGTCAAAAGTACAA GTCTCCTGGGAAAGCCTATGTGGAAGGTGATGCCTCAAGCGCCAGTTACTTCTTGGCCGGTGCAGCTGTTACTGGTGGAACTGTTACTGTTGAAGGGTGTGGAACGAGCAGTTTGCAG GGTGATGTTAAATTTGCCGAGGTTCTTGAAAAAATGGGTGCTGAGGTAACCTGGACTGAGAACAGTGTGACTGTTAAAGGACCTCCTCGTGATGCATTTGGAAGGAAACATTTGAGACCCGTTGACATAAACATGAACAAAATGCCCGATGTGGCCATGACTCTCGCTGTGGTGGCACTTTTCGCAGATGGGCCCACTGCTATAAGAGATG TGGCTAGCTGGAGGGTTAAAGAAACCGAAAGAATGATTGCCATCTGCACAGAGCTTAGGAAG TTGGGAGCAACGGTTGAGGAAGGGGCAGATTACTGCGTGATCACCCCACCGGAGAAACTGAATGTGACGGAGATTGACACGTACGACGACCATAGGATGGCGATGGCCTTCTCTCTGGCTGCATGTGCCGAGGTTCCAGTGACCATCAAGGACCCCGGGTGCACCCGTAAGACCTTCCCCAACTATTTCGACGTGCTTGTTACGTTTTCGAAGCACTGA
- the LOC121784605 gene encoding UDP-glucuronate 4-epimerase 3-like, producing the protein MKHIDCAPSTPGKFKIEKSPYYRLRLHSSLAKLTFWSLVFLGLIYLFFYRSPSSSPHTTSDPSRRSLRSSFYRDANFEKRVRASAKIRSRNGISVLVTGAAGFVGTHVSAALKRRGDGVVGLDNFNHYYDPSLKKARQALLERTGVYIVEGDINDASLLRKLFEIVPFTHVMHLAAQAGVRYAMENPSSYVHSNIAGLVSLLEVCKEANPQPSIVWASSSSVYGLNTKVPFSERDRTDQPASLYAATKKAGEEIAHTYNHIYGLSLTGLRFFTVYGPWGRPDMAYFFFTRDMLKGKSIPIFEGANHGTVARDFTYIDDIVKGCLAALDTAEKSTGSGGKKKGQAQLRVYNLGNTSPVPVSNLVSILERLLKVKAKRLVMKLPRNGDVQFTHANISLAQRELGYKPTTDLQTGLKKFARWYLSYYGSGKKSAQ; encoded by the coding sequence ATGAAGCACATTGACTGCGCCCCATCAACCCCGGGAAAGTTCAAGATCGAGAAATCACCCTACTATAGGCTGCGGCTGCATTCGTCTCTAGCTAAGCTCACTTTCTGGTCGCTTGTGTTTCTCGGATTGATCTATCTCTTCTTTTACAGATCACCATCTTCATCGCCCCACACTACCTCAGATCCTTCTAGAAGGTCGCTTAGGTCCAGTTTCTATCGAGATGCTAACTTTGAGAAAAGGGTCAGAGCCTCAGCTAAGATTAGGTCCAGAAATGGGATTTCTGTTTTAGTAACCGGTGCCGCCGGTTTTGTCGGCACACACGTCTCCGCCGCCCTCAAGCGGCGGGGCGATGGCGTCGTGGGCCttgataattttaatcattaCTATGATCCCTCGCTCAAGAAGGCGAGGCAGGCTCTGTTGGAGCGCACAGGGGTGTATATTGTTGAGGGAGATATCAATGATGCTTCTCTGTTGAGGAAGCTTTTTGAAATCGTGCCTTTTACTCATGTTATGCATCTGGCAGCGCAGGCCGGAGTTCGTTATGCTATGGAGAATCCAAGCTCTTATGTGCATAGCAACATTGCTGGATTAGTCAGCTTGCTTGAGGTTTGCAAGGAAGCAAACCCTCAGCCTTCGATTGTGTGGGCTTCGAGTAGCTCTGTGTATGGATTGAACACCAAGGTGCCGTTTTCGGAGAGGGATAGGACTGATCAGCCTGCGAGTTTGTATGCTGCAACTAAGAAGGCTGGTGAGGAGATTGCACATACTTACAATCACATCTACGGGCTTTCCCTCACCGGATTGAGGTTCTTCACGGTTTATGGGCCGTGGGGGAGGCCTGATATGGCATATTTCTTCTTCACTAGGGATATGTTGAAAGGGAAGTCGATTCCCATCTTTGAGGGTGCTAATCATGGGACTGTGGCTAGGGATTTCACCTACATTGATGATATAGTGAAGGGGTGTTTGGCTGCATTGGATACTGCTGAGAAGAGCACTGGCAGTGGTGGGAAGAAGAAGGGGCAGGCTCAGCTGCGGGTGTACAATCTGGGGAACACTTCGCCTGTGCCTGTATCGAATCTTGTGAGCATCTTGGAGAGATTGCTCAAGGTGAAGGCGAAGAGGTTGGTTATGAAGCTGCCTAGGAATGGGGATGTGCAGTTTACACATGCCAATATAAGTTTGGCGCAGAGGGAGCTCGGGTATAAGCCCACGACAGATCTGCAAACAGGGCTGAAGAAGTTTGCGCGGTGGTACCTCAGTTACTATGGGAGTGGCAAGAAGAGCGCGCAATGA